A genomic region of Aureimonas populi contains the following coding sequences:
- a CDS encoding ATP-binding protein, producing the protein MSILDGPLRGRGIGSVLQAQRAYAAARGERVKFGLMVPEAFVRGIRDLGYRSNADALAELIDNALQAYAERIDVVFGYAGGGSTKKPVQMAVIDDGHGMEAAMIRMAIMWGGTHRENDRSGLGRYGYGLPCAAVSLGRRFTVLSKVEGSGLHSVTLDLDDLMGGLYNDRAGDIIVPEPAPATLPAFVEEHLALAYPDGWRSGTIILLDKLDRLEWLTTSRLADNFVRQFGTTYHKLRGQAAIYVDGEFVEPIDPLFLTPSFRFFDVDDDRAQGLDPVRVEVRDPEGGRFLGAMTLRYAWLPPSFGSIDKARDAVGINANPRFQVLKDYHGIIFSRNGRLIDVQTRTPWTTFINNDRYIKVEVEFSAGLDELFGVTTSKQQVTISTFIWDLLRAAGLPKAIEQLRIKVKEAKAARRVEALVPKPGERLASERVMSSATLGTESAGAAQQLGLALRLSPYSLLFEHAPDKPFFRIDRRDGGRALLINTAHRFYDDIYDGPASTPEMRTALELMLFCFGDAILEANDEKKTIYAQHVAGWSRRLELALAMLAEHLARGEEEDVGAMLYDPTLD; encoded by the coding sequence ATGTCTATCCTCGATGGGCCGCTTCGCGGGCGGGGCATCGGCTCCGTCCTACAGGCGCAACGCGCTTACGCCGCAGCGCGCGGCGAGCGCGTCAAGTTCGGCCTGATGGTCCCGGAAGCCTTTGTCAGGGGAATCCGCGACCTCGGCTACCGTAGCAACGCTGACGCCCTGGCTGAACTGATCGACAACGCCCTGCAGGCTTACGCCGAAAGGATCGACGTCGTGTTCGGCTATGCCGGCGGGGGCTCGACCAAAAAACCCGTTCAGATGGCCGTGATCGACGACGGCCACGGCATGGAAGCGGCCATGATCCGCATGGCCATCATGTGGGGGGGCACGCATCGGGAGAACGACCGCAGCGGTCTCGGCCGCTACGGCTATGGCCTGCCCTGTGCCGCCGTCAGCTTGGGCCGCCGGTTCACGGTCTTGTCCAAGGTCGAAGGCAGCGGCTTGCACAGCGTGACGCTAGACCTCGATGATCTCATGGGCGGACTGTATAATGACCGTGCCGGTGACATTATCGTCCCGGAGCCCGCGCCCGCGACCCTGCCGGCCTTCGTGGAAGAGCACCTGGCGCTCGCCTACCCGGATGGGTGGCGCTCGGGCACCATCATCCTCCTCGACAAGCTCGACCGTTTGGAATGGCTCACAACCAGTCGCCTTGCCGACAATTTCGTCCGCCAGTTCGGCACGACCTATCACAAGCTGCGCGGGCAAGCCGCGATCTATGTCGATGGTGAGTTCGTCGAGCCTATCGATCCCCTTTTCCTGACGCCAAGCTTCCGTTTTTTTGACGTGGACGACGACCGAGCGCAAGGCCTGGACCCCGTCCGTGTAGAGGTCCGCGATCCAGAGGGCGGTCGCTTCCTCGGCGCCATGACGCTTCGCTACGCTTGGCTGCCGCCGAGCTTCGGCTCGATCGACAAGGCGCGCGATGCAGTCGGCATCAACGCCAATCCGCGCTTCCAGGTGCTGAAGGATTATCACGGCATAATTTTCAGCCGAAACGGACGGCTTATTGACGTTCAGACCCGCACGCCTTGGACGACCTTCATCAACAACGACCGCTACATCAAGGTGGAGGTCGAATTTTCTGCGGGTCTCGACGAACTCTTCGGCGTCACCACATCCAAGCAGCAGGTGACCATTTCCACCTTCATCTGGGACCTGCTGCGCGCCGCTGGCCTTCCAAAGGCGATCGAGCAACTGCGCATCAAGGTCAAGGAAGCGAAGGCCGCCCGGCGGGTCGAGGCGCTCGTGCCAAAGCCTGGCGAGCGGTTGGCGTCCGAACGCGTGATGAGTTCGGCGACACTCGGCACGGAGTCCGCGGGCGCTGCTCAACAACTGGGGTTGGCGCTACGTCTTTCGCCGTACAGCCTGTTGTTCGAGCATGCCCCGGACAAGCCGTTCTTTCGGATCGATAGGCGAGACGGAGGGCGCGCCCTTCTCATCAACACAGCCCATCGATTCTATGACGACATCTATGACGGACCAGCTTCAACCCCTGAAATGCGGACCGCTCTCGAGCTTATGCTCTTCTGCTTTGGCGATGCGATCTTGGAAGCCAACGATGAGAAGAAGACGATTTATGCACAGCATGTCGCCGGATGGTCACGTCGTCTTGAACTAGCGCTTGCGATGCTTGCCGAACACCTCGCGCGCGGTGAAGAAGAGGACGTCGGAGCGATGCTATACGATCCAACTCTTGACTAG
- a CDS encoding Druantia anti-phage system protein DruA: MADNDLYGPGRLRAFSPFLAPGERKRLHAALTIPTDAPPSFVAELRALARRYIDDGDSLKLRAVCLLVADLHEHGWRVEVEGEKIVMEPPGLDRSDNESVDQVKERVRRALHAARSRQLEEPSVRQFLSRVERRTLRNGIKASVLDLVDDGAALAREFKRIQSLAEADRGAALAQLIQPEIEVCDSGSRCADTGLVLTDIWRYFRHTWAHEYRAIPGRQMLILVRNAARPNRPVMGIAMLASPVMRLGTRDRWIGWLRESAEERLVDGRWQPAAFADALLNRLDASIASVRWDDLATAAEISNPTDTIALRLEQRAAGAAFAREAQLKAFYEAQRDNGKKVRPHRGEFKSGDADTDWRNASDDLLFVRKRAESLAQLLRARHVFSAAGLADDPRRALQSLLRSKDGQRALDVVLAETRKAGLSSQVADVSICGAVHPYNGLLVGKLVAMLLTSREVRDAYAARYGGQVSVIASQMAGFAVTKPAQLRILTTTSLYGIGSSQYNRLALRAADFPELGHDIKWSAIGKSLTGGFGTLHLSGETTQALRNMAIFRHDARRVNNRFGEGTSPRLRQIREGLDALGLKSDAVLHHATPRIFYGCELEPRVRDALLGMATVDDVAPSCAAIAAAWQQRWLSNRIMRPETIAALATLGPTSVKASLQADVDGQFLLPIAQD, from the coding sequence TTGGCGGACAATGATCTTTATGGGCCTGGTCGACTACGCGCATTCTCGCCTTTCCTAGCGCCAGGCGAGCGTAAGCGGCTTCATGCCGCGCTGACCATCCCGACCGACGCCCCGCCCTCCTTCGTCGCCGAACTCCGGGCACTGGCCCGTCGCTACATAGACGACGGCGACAGCTTGAAATTGCGCGCTGTCTGCCTCCTCGTCGCCGACCTTCATGAACACGGATGGCGTGTTGAGGTTGAGGGCGAAAAGATCGTCATGGAGCCGCCCGGCTTGGATCGGTCGGACAATGAGTCCGTCGATCAAGTCAAAGAGCGCGTCCGCCGAGCCCTTCATGCCGCTCGATCGAGACAGCTTGAAGAACCCTCAGTTCGGCAGTTCCTGTCCCGGGTCGAGCGCCGCACCCTACGGAACGGCATCAAGGCCTCGGTGCTCGATCTCGTCGATGACGGGGCGGCGCTCGCCCGGGAATTCAAACGAATCCAGAGTCTCGCGGAAGCGGACCGTGGTGCTGCCCTGGCGCAGTTGATTCAGCCGGAGATCGAGGTTTGTGACAGCGGATCCCGGTGTGCCGACACCGGCTTGGTGTTGACGGATATCTGGCGGTATTTCCGGCACACTTGGGCCCATGAATATCGCGCCATTCCCGGTCGGCAGATGCTGATCCTGGTGCGCAACGCAGCGCGACCGAACCGACCGGTAATGGGCATCGCGATGCTCGCCAGCCCGGTCATGCGTCTAGGCACGCGGGATCGCTGGATTGGATGGTTACGCGAGTCAGCCGAGGAGCGCCTAGTCGACGGCCGGTGGCAGCCTGCGGCCTTTGCCGACGCGCTGCTGAACAGGTTGGATGCCTCGATCGCCAGCGTCCGGTGGGACGACTTGGCGACTGCGGCCGAGATATCGAACCCGACAGACACGATCGCCTTGCGGTTGGAGCAGCGCGCGGCGGGCGCCGCGTTTGCGCGTGAGGCGCAACTGAAAGCCTTCTACGAGGCGCAACGGGATAACGGGAAAAAAGTCCGACCGCACCGCGGCGAGTTCAAGTCTGGCGATGCCGACACCGACTGGCGCAACGCCTCCGATGACCTCCTGTTTGTGCGCAAGCGCGCCGAAAGCCTCGCTCAGTTGCTTCGAGCGCGGCACGTCTTCAGCGCGGCCGGCTTGGCTGACGATCCCCGCCGCGCTCTGCAATCGCTTCTCCGCAGCAAGGACGGCCAGCGGGCGCTCGACGTCGTTCTCGCCGAAACTCGGAAGGCGGGCCTTTCCAGCCAGGTGGCCGACGTAAGCATTTGCGGTGCGGTCCATCCCTACAATGGACTGCTCGTCGGCAAACTGGTCGCCATGTTGCTGACGTCCCGCGAGGTCCGAGATGCCTACGCCGCCCGCTATGGCGGGCAAGTCAGCGTCATAGCATCGCAGATGGCAGGCTTCGCTGTCACCAAGCCGGCCCAACTTCGCATTCTGACCACCACAAGTCTCTATGGGATCGGATCAAGCCAATATAACCGGCTCGCCCTGCGCGCCGCCGACTTCCCAGAGCTTGGTCACGACATCAAATGGAGCGCAATCGGCAAGAGTCTCACGGGCGGGTTTGGCACTCTGCATCTGAGCGGAGAGACAACGCAGGCGCTGCGTAACATGGCCATTTTCCGGCACGACGCTCGGCGGGTGAACAACCGCTTCGGTGAGGGCACAAGTCCTCGCCTGCGACAGATCCGCGAAGGGCTCGATGCACTGGGACTTAAAAGTGATGCCGTGCTCCACCATGCGACGCCGCGCATCTTCTACGGATGTGAACTCGAGCCCCGCGTGCGCGATGCATTGCTCGGAATGGCGACCGTCGACGACGTCGCGCCGAGTTGCGCAGCGATCGCCGCCGCCTGGCAGCAACGCTGGCTCAGCAACCGGATCATGCGGCCCGAAACGATCGCCGCGCTGGCAACGCTCGGCCCCACCAGCGTCAAGGCGTCCCTGCAAGCCGATGTCGACGGCCAGTTCTTATTGCCGATCGCGCAGGACTGA
- a CDS encoding VirB3 family type IV secretion system protein yields MADGADHRGEVPGFSVPVHRALTEHILLGGAPRSLAILNGTLAAALGLGLRLWLVGLALWAVGHFAAVWAAKRDPQFVDVVRKHLRIPGHLSV; encoded by the coding sequence ATGGCGGACGGCGCGGACCATCGCGGCGAAGTGCCGGGCTTTTCGGTCCCGGTTCATCGTGCGCTGACCGAGCACATCCTGCTCGGCGGCGCCCCGCGCTCGCTCGCCATCCTCAACGGTACGCTGGCCGCCGCGCTCGGCCTCGGCCTTCGCCTCTGGCTCGTCGGCCTGGCGCTGTGGGCCGTTGGGCATTTCGCGGCCGTCTGGGCGGCCAAACGCGATCCGCAGTTCGTCGATGTCGTGCGCAAGCATCTGCGCATTCCCGGCCACCTATCGGTCTGA
- the trbE gene encoding conjugal transfer protein TrbE, translated as MINLAEYRNRNARLADFLPWAALVGEGVVLNKDGSLQRTARFRGPDLDSAVPAELVAVAGRLNNAFRRLGSGWAIFVEAQRHGAATYPASMFADSASALVDAERKADFEEAGAHFESSYFLTFLYLPPAEDAARAETWLYEGRDHAGVDAREVLRGFVDRTDRILNLIDAFMPECAWLDDPETLTYLHSTVSTKRHRVRVPETPMYLDALLADQPLTGGLEPRLGDAHVRILTIVGFPTATTPGILDELNRLAFPYRWSTRAILLDKTDATKLLTKIRRQWFAKRKSIAAILKEVMTNEASALVDTDAANKAADADMALQELGADYAGQAYVTATITVWDDDPRIAAEKLRLVEKVIQGRDFTAMPETINAVDAWLGSLPGHVYANVRQPPISTLNLAHMIPLSAVWAGPERDEHFDAPPLLYGRTEGSTPFRLSIHVGDVGHTLIVGPTGAGKSVLLALMALQFRRYPQSQVFAFDFGGSIRAAALAMRGDWHDLGGGLTEGAADSVSLQPLARIDDVAERAWAADWLVAILGRESVQITPEIKEHLWSALSSLASAPVAERTLTGLSVLLQSNDLKQALRPYCVGGPYGRLLDAESEHLGEANVQAFETEGLIGTGAAAAVLAYLFHRIEDRLDGRPTLLIVDEGWLALDDEGFAGQLREWLKTLRKKNASVIFATQSLSDIDGSAIAPAIIESCQTRILLPNERAIEPQITAIYRRFGLNDRQIEILARAMPKRDYYCQSRRGNRLFELGLSEVALALCAASSKQHQAMIADVHARSGTDGFLAEWLAANRLDWAADLITGLTNVIPQADQEALP; from the coding sequence ATGATCAACCTTGCCGAATATCGCAACCGCAACGCCCGCCTCGCGGACTTCCTGCCTTGGGCCGCCCTGGTCGGCGAAGGCGTGGTGCTCAACAAGGACGGTAGCCTGCAGCGCACCGCCCGGTTCCGAGGCCCCGATCTCGACAGCGCCGTACCGGCCGAGCTGGTCGCCGTCGCCGGCCGGCTCAACAACGCATTCCGCCGCCTCGGTTCGGGCTGGGCCATTTTCGTCGAGGCGCAGCGCCACGGCGCCGCGACTTATCCCGCCAGCATGTTCGCCGACAGCGCCTCCGCGCTCGTCGACGCCGAACGCAAAGCCGACTTCGAAGAGGCCGGCGCGCATTTCGAGTCCAGCTACTTCCTCACCTTCCTCTATCTGCCGCCGGCCGAGGATGCCGCTCGCGCCGAGACCTGGCTCTACGAGGGCCGGGACCACGCCGGCGTCGACGCGCGGGAAGTGCTCCGCGGCTTCGTCGACCGCACCGATCGCATCCTCAACCTGATCGACGCCTTCATGCCCGAATGCGCCTGGCTCGATGACCCCGAGACGCTGACCTATCTCCATTCGACCGTCTCGACGAAGCGCCATCGCGTCCGCGTGCCCGAAACGCCGATGTACCTCGACGCGCTGCTCGCCGATCAGCCGCTCACCGGCGGCCTGGAGCCCCGGCTTGGAGACGCCCATGTTCGCATCCTCACCATCGTCGGTTTCCCGACCGCGACGACGCCCGGCATCCTCGACGAGCTGAACCGGCTCGCCTTTCCGTATCGCTGGTCGACGCGGGCAATCCTGCTCGACAAGACCGACGCGACCAAGCTGCTGACAAAGATCCGGCGGCAGTGGTTCGCCAAGCGAAAGTCGATCGCCGCCATCCTCAAGGAGGTGATGACCAACGAGGCTTCGGCCCTGGTCGACACCGATGCGGCGAACAAGGCGGCCGACGCCGACATGGCGCTGCAGGAGCTTGGCGCCGACTATGCCGGCCAGGCCTATGTGACGGCGACGATCACCGTCTGGGACGACGATCCGCGCATCGCCGCCGAGAAACTGCGGCTGGTCGAGAAGGTGATCCAGGGCCGCGACTTCACCGCGATGCCCGAGACGATCAACGCCGTGGACGCCTGGCTTGGCTCGCTGCCCGGCCATGTCTACGCCAACGTTCGCCAGCCTCCCATCAGCACATTGAATCTCGCCCACATGATCCCGCTGTCGGCGGTGTGGGCGGGACCGGAACGGGACGAGCACTTCGATGCACCCCCACTGCTTTACGGCAGAACGGAGGGCTCGACCCCGTTCCGGCTTTCCATCCATGTCGGCGACGTCGGTCACACGCTGATCGTCGGCCCGACCGGCGCTGGCAAATCGGTTCTGCTGGCTCTCATGGCGCTTCAGTTCCGGCGCTATCCACAATCCCAGGTCTTCGCCTTCGACTTCGGGGGATCGATCCGCGCTGCCGCGCTCGCCATGCGAGGGGACTGGCACGATCTCGGCGGCGGCCTGACCGAAGGTGCCGCCGACAGCGTGTCGCTCCAGCCGCTGGCCCGGATCGACGACGTCGCCGAGCGCGCCTGGGCCGCCGACTGGCTGGTCGCGATCCTGGGCCGCGAAAGCGTGCAGATCACCCCCGAGATCAAGGAGCACCTGTGGTCGGCGCTGTCGTCGCTCGCGTCAGCTCCGGTCGCCGAGCGCACGTTGACGGGCCTGTCCGTCTTGCTCCAGTCCAACGACCTCAAGCAGGCGCTGCGGCCTTACTGTGTCGGCGGCCCATATGGCCGTCTCCTTGATGCCGAGTCCGAGCATCTTGGCGAGGCCAACGTCCAGGCTTTCGAGACCGAAGGTTTGATCGGCACCGGCGCAGCGGCAGCCGTTCTAGCCTATCTCTTTCATCGCATCGAGGACCGCCTCGACGGGCGACCGACCCTGCTCATCGTCGACGAAGGTTGGCTGGCTCTCGATGATGAGGGCTTCGCCGGCCAGCTCCGCGAGTGGCTGAAGACGCTGCGCAAGAAGAACGCCAGCGTCATCTTCGCCACCCAGTCGCTCTCCGACATCGATGGCTCGGCGATCGCGCCGGCCATCATCGAGAGCTGCCAGACCCGTATCCTGCTGCCGAACGAGCGCGCGATCGAGCCTCAGATCACCGCCATCTATCGTCGCTTCGGCCTCAACGATCGCCAGATCGAGATCCTCGCGCGGGCGATGCCGAAGCGCGACTATTACTGCCAATCTCGGCGCGGCAATCGCCTGTTCGAGCTGGGCCTATCGGAAGTCGCGCTGGCCCTCTGCGCCGCCTCATCCAAGCAGCACCAGGCGATGATCGCCGACGTTCATGCCCGCAGCGGCACGGACGGATTTCTCGCCGAATGGCTGGCCGCGAACCGGCTCGATTGGGCCGCCGACCTCATCACCGGCCTCACCAATGTCATCCCCCAAGCAGATCAGGAGGCACTCCCATGA
- the trbJ gene encoding P-type conjugative transfer protein TrbJ, with translation MTRSIRSRSRALRMTAAMLAAPIALTPILSTPAAAQWIVYDPTNYAQNVLTAARTLQQVNQQITQLQNEATMLINQARNLASLPHSSLQQLQQSVQRTQQLLQQAQGIALDVQQIDRAFQTTYGNASMSASDQALVAGARERWQNTVGGLQDAMRVQAGVVGNIDTNRNEMSALVGQSQGATGALQATQAGNQLLALQAQQLADLTAVVAANGRAQSLSEAERAAAAEQGREQRRRFLTPGSGYQPGNARMFPNGN, from the coding sequence ATGACCCGTTCCATTCGTTCCCGCTCGCGCGCGCTGCGCATGACCGCCGCGATGCTTGCCGCACCGATCGCGCTGACGCCGATCCTCAGCACCCCCGCCGCCGCGCAGTGGATCGTCTACGACCCGACGAACTATGCGCAGAACGTCCTGACGGCCGCGCGCACTCTCCAGCAGGTCAATCAGCAGATCACCCAGCTTCAGAACGAAGCCACCATGCTGATCAATCAGGCGCGCAATCTTGCGAGCCTGCCTCACTCCTCGCTCCAGCAACTCCAGCAGTCGGTCCAGCGCACGCAGCAGCTTCTGCAGCAGGCGCAGGGCATTGCTCTCGATGTCCAGCAGATCGACCGCGCGTTCCAGACCACCTACGGCAATGCGTCGATGTCCGCGTCCGATCAGGCGCTCGTGGCCGGCGCACGTGAGCGCTGGCAGAACACTGTCGGCGGGCTGCAGGACGCCATGCGCGTTCAGGCCGGCGTCGTCGGCAACATCGATACCAACCGTAATGAAATGTCGGCGCTGGTCGGCCAGAGCCAGGGCGCCACCGGCGCGCTGCAGGCGACGCAGGCCGGCAATCAGCTTCTCGCCCTCCAGGCCCAGCAGCTCGCCGACCTTACAGCCGTCGTCGCCGCCAACGGGCGCGCGCAGAGCCTCTCCGAGGCCGAGCGCGCCGCCGCAGCCGAGCAAGGCCGCGAACAGCGCCGGCGCTTCCTGACGCCGGGCAGCGGCTACCAGCCCGGCAACGCCCGCATGTTCCCGAACGGCAACTGA
- the trbK-alt gene encoding putative entry exclusion protein TrbK-alt, with product MEGKMFARIGAAVFVAVAITATAIELTRNEEAPERWPSGRVTQERVDPLRDALIRCQSLGEAGPRDPECRRAWAENRHRFLAPGARPMERLPEPPPPNAGLQESPDDPVRRESAPQLEEVR from the coding sequence ATGGAGGGCAAGATGTTCGCCCGGATCGGCGCCGCCGTCTTCGTCGCAGTCGCGATCACCGCGACGGCGATCGAGTTAACCCGGAACGAGGAAGCGCCAGAGCGGTGGCCGTCCGGCCGCGTAACCCAAGAACGGGTCGATCCCCTGCGGGACGCGCTGATCCGCTGCCAGTCGCTCGGCGAAGCGGGGCCGCGCGATCCGGAATGCCGCCGCGCCTGGGCAGAGAACCGGCATCGCTTCCTGGCGCCGGGCGCCCGCCCGATGGAGCGTCTTCCCGAACCGCCGCCACCGAACGCCGGCCTGCAAGAGAGCCCTGACGATCCTGTCCGCCGCGAGAGCGCGCCTCAGCTCGAGGAGGTTCGGTAG
- the trbL gene encoding P-type conjugative transfer protein TrbL produces MGGTGVIDHFLEVFTRYIDGGFGLLSGEVAFIATTLIVIDVTLAALFWSWGADDDIMARLVKKTLFVGIFAYIIGNWNNLARIIFESFAGLGLKASGTSFTTADLLRPGRVAQTGLDAGRPLLDSISSLMGYWSFFENFIQIACMFLAWALVLLAFFILAIQLFVTLIEFKLTTLAGFVLIPFGLFGKSAFMAERVLGNVISSGIKVLVLAVIIGIGSTLFSEFTSGFGGQNPSIDEAMAIVLAALSLLGLGIFGPGIASGLVSGGPQLSAGAAVGTGLAAGGMIAAGGAAIGAAAGGVGALAGGAAAAARGGAAVAGGASTAYSLGAAGQSGAAGVASGLGSVARAGGSAAVSPLRRAASRAAESMRSSFNAGGRAVLESTGGSSTIRLSSSASTVRSSTVTPSTPTNGN; encoded by the coding sequence ATGGGCGGCACCGGCGTCATCGACCACTTTCTCGAGGTCTTCACTCGCTACATCGATGGCGGCTTCGGGCTTCTCAGTGGCGAAGTCGCCTTCATCGCCACCACCCTGATCGTCATCGACGTGACGCTGGCGGCGCTGTTCTGGAGCTGGGGCGCCGACGACGACATCATGGCGCGGCTGGTGAAGAAGACGCTGTTCGTCGGTATCTTCGCCTACATCATCGGCAACTGGAACAACCTGGCGCGCATCATTTTCGAAAGCTTCGCCGGACTCGGCCTCAAGGCCAGCGGCACGAGCTTCACGACGGCCGATCTCCTGCGCCCCGGCAGGGTCGCGCAGACCGGGCTCGATGCCGGACGACCGCTGCTCGACTCGATCTCCAGTCTCATGGGCTATTGGTCGTTCTTCGAGAACTTCATCCAGATCGCCTGCATGTTCCTCGCCTGGGCGCTGGTCCTGCTCGCCTTCTTCATCCTCGCCATCCAGCTCTTCGTCACACTCATCGAGTTCAAGCTGACGACGTTGGCCGGCTTCGTGCTGATCCCCTTCGGCCTGTTCGGCAAATCCGCCTTCATGGCCGAGCGTGTCCTCGGCAACGTCATCTCCTCCGGTATCAAGGTGCTGGTGCTCGCTGTCATCATCGGCATCGGCTCGACGCTGTTCTCAGAGTTCACCTCCGGGTTCGGCGGGCAGAACCCGTCGATCGACGAAGCCATGGCGATCGTGCTTGCGGCATTGTCGCTGCTCGGCCTCGGCATCTTCGGCCCAGGCATTGCCAGCGGCCTTGTCTCCGGCGGACCGCAGCTCAGCGCTGGGGCCGCCGTCGGCACCGGGCTCGCCGCTGGCGGCATGATCGCAGCCGGTGGCGCCGCGATCGGCGCGGCAGCCGGCGGCGTTGGTGCTCTGGCGGGCGGAGCTGCCGCCGCAGCGCGTGGCGGCGCAGCCGTCGCGGGAGGCGCTTCCACCGCGTACAGCCTGGGAGCTGCAGGGCAGTCCGGCGCGGCCGGCGTTGCGTCCGGCCTGGGCAGCGTTGCCCGTGCTGGCGGCAGCGCGGCCGTTTCACCCTTGCGCCGAGCCGCGTCACGCGCTGCCGAGAGCATGCGCTCCAGTTTCAACGCCGGCGGCAGGGCCGTGCTCGAATCGACCGGCGGGTCCTCGACCATACGCCTGAGCAGCTCAGCGAGCACTGTGCGATCGTCTACAGTTACGCCGTCAACCCCGACGAATGGGAATTAA
- a CDS encoding LysR substrate-binding domain-containing protein, with the protein MVYSYAVNPDEWELIDADGLSHRVRPRATMSTNNGDTARAAALAGSGVIWQPTFLIGEDLRAGRLIELLPDFRMPDIDVLAVYPSRRHLSAKVRAMVEFLAEAFNGVPSWDR; encoded by the coding sequence ATCGTCTACAGTTACGCCGTCAACCCCGACGAATGGGAATTAATCGACGCTGACGGGCTGTCGCACCGCGTTCGGCCGCGCGCGACCATGTCCACCAACAATGGCGATACCGCGCGTGCTGCGGCCCTCGCCGGGTCAGGCGTGATCTGGCAGCCGACCTTCCTGATCGGCGAGGATTTGCGTGCCGGTCGTCTCATTGAGCTGCTCCCCGATTTCCGCATGCCCGATATCGATGTGCTCGCCGTCTATCCGAGCCGGCGGCACCTCTCGGCCAAGGTGCGGGCGATGGTCGAATTCCTCGCCGAAGCGTTCAACGGCGTGCCGAGTTGGGATCGCTGA
- a CDS encoding alpha/beta fold hydrolase, with protein sequence MKYIRLALAYLLLLGTPGVAQVAPFPSGFRTERVATDGAELHVRIGGRGPAVVLLHGYTQTGDMWAPLAAELAREYTVIVPDLRGLGLSSRPPAGYDKRTQAADIAAVLDRLGVQRAAVVGHDIGNMVGYAVAARYPERVTRLVLMDAPVPGLGPWEDVVRNRALWHFSFGGPDAERLVAGRERIYLDRFWNEFAADPAKLTDATRAHYAALYSQPGAMRAGFAQFAAFEQDAVDNKDFASAGKLTMPVLAIGGAKSFGETMAAVMRAGAADVEGAVIPNAGHWLMEEQPAATIAAVRDFLASPR encoded by the coding sequence ATGAAATATATCCGCCTGGCACTTGCCTACCTTTTGCTTCTCGGCACCCCAGGGGTCGCGCAGGTCGCGCCATTCCCGAGTGGCTTTCGCACCGAACGGGTCGCCACAGACGGGGCCGAACTCCACGTCCGCATTGGCGGGCGGGGTCCCGCGGTCGTTCTGCTGCACGGCTACACGCAGACGGGCGACATGTGGGCACCGCTCGCCGCCGAACTTGCCCGCGAGTACACCGTCATCGTCCCGGACCTTCGCGGTCTCGGCCTCTCCTCCCGCCCGCCCGCCGGCTACGACAAGAGAACGCAGGCCGCGGACATCGCCGCAGTTCTCGACAGGCTCGGCGTCCAACGCGCCGCAGTCGTAGGTCACGACATTGGCAACATGGTCGGCTACGCCGTCGCTGCCCGCTACCCGGAGCGCGTCACGCGACTGGTCCTGATGGACGCGCCGGTTCCGGGGCTCGGTCCCTGGGAAGACGTCGTTCGCAATCGGGCGTTATGGCACTTCTCCTTCGGTGGCCCTGACGCCGAACGGCTCGTCGCCGGCCGCGAGCGCATCTACCTCGACCGTTTCTGGAACGAGTTTGCAGCCGACCCTGCAAAGCTCACCGACGCGACCCGCGCGCATTACGCCGCACTGTACTCGCAACCCGGCGCAATGCGGGCAGGCTTCGCCCAGTTCGCCGCGTTCGAGCAGGACGCCGTCGACAACAAGGACTTCGCGAGTGCTGGCAAGCTGACCATGCCGGTGCTGGCGATCGGCGGCGCCAAGTCGTTCGGGGAAACGATGGCCGCCGTCATGCGCGCCGGCGCTGCCGACGTCGAAGGGGCCGTGATCCCGAATGCCGGTCACTGGCTGATGGAAGAGCAGCCTGCGGCGACGATCGCGGCGGTGCGAGACTTCCTCGCATCGCCGCGCTGA
- a CDS encoding disulfide bond formation protein B, whose product MTDRSTERASPPARIAAALLVAAGMSATVGGALLFEHVGGYIPCALCLAQRTPYYIAIPVALVALAAGLLRAPDRLVRVLLVAVALLMGWAAYLGVFHAGFEWGWWAGPADCGAVGGFDLGGGDLLSQLDGVRPPSCEEPALLVLGFSLAAWNALAASVLAVIALFGALAGRRRGYSGSSSVSQ is encoded by the coding sequence ATGACCGACAGATCGACCGAACGCGCGAGCCCGCCGGCCCGCATCGCCGCCGCGCTGCTGGTGGCCGCGGGCATGTCGGCGACGGTCGGCGGCGCGCTCCTGTTCGAGCATGTGGGCGGCTACATACCCTGCGCCCTGTGCCTCGCGCAGCGCACGCCCTATTACATTGCCATTCCCGTGGCTCTCGTCGCGCTCGCCGCCGGCCTGCTGCGCGCGCCCGATCGTCTGGTGCGGGTTCTGCTGGTCGCCGTGGCGCTGCTGATGGGCTGGGCGGCGTATCTGGGCGTCTTCCATGCCGGCTTCGAATGGGGCTGGTGGGCGGGGCCGGCCGATTGCGGCGCGGTGGGCGGCTTCGACCTTGGCGGTGGCGACCTCCTGTCGCAGCTTGACGGGGTGCGCCCGCCCTCCTGCGAGGAGCCGGCGCTCCTCGTCCTCGGCTTCTCGCTCGCGGCCTGGAACGCGCTGGCGGCGAGCGTGCTGGCGGTCATCGCCCTGTTCGGCGCGCTGGCGGGGCGCCGGCGCGGCTATTCCGGGTCCAGCTCCGTATCCCAGTAG